Proteins found in one Stigmatella erecta genomic segment:
- a CDS encoding adenosine deaminase family protein, which produces MRKTLPGLMMLTLASGCATLTGAQGASHEAVTGRHFASLVSGAAPKTAELSLFMNKLPKGGDLHHHYSGAIYAEQYLEWVDTQGFCVNKATSKIQHQRPTPPDCVSGKDLAADDTAYRNLLQLWSSKDFSNHGAVKPPPDLQFFNTFMYFDDVASTNTREGLQTLKQRAIAENVGYIETIFQLTPGTQDDAFDRGIAAAGLDSTALQAQMTAQLAKLEADASFNQGIQQYIAYVQDSSQGIDDENFTMRYQAYVLRALAPSLVFSQTAAAFKIASQDKRVVAINLVGAENGTVAMRDYRLHMQMFKFLKARYPDIKLALHAGELALGMVPPEGMKFHIAEALGVAGANRIGHGVDIMHETNAPQTLETLRELDIPIEVNLTSNQFILGIQGDAHPVGLYRKYGVPFVICTDDSGVTRHTLSNEYVLFASRYQPTYAEVKKLSYDSLRYAFLPEADKQRLTQQLDARFAKFEADIAALEARTVRP; this is translated from the coding sequence ATGCGAAAGACCCTGCCTGGCTTGATGATGCTCACCCTGGCGTCCGGCTGCGCCACCCTGACCGGCGCCCAGGGCGCCAGCCACGAAGCGGTCACCGGACGGCACTTCGCGTCCCTGGTGTCCGGGGCCGCGCCGAAGACGGCCGAGCTGAGCCTGTTCATGAACAAGCTGCCCAAGGGGGGAGACCTGCACCACCACTACTCGGGCGCCATCTATGCCGAGCAATATCTGGAGTGGGTGGACACGCAGGGCTTCTGCGTGAACAAGGCCACCTCCAAGATTCAGCACCAGCGGCCCACCCCGCCGGACTGTGTCAGCGGCAAGGATCTGGCGGCCGATGACACCGCCTACCGCAACCTGCTGCAGCTCTGGTCCAGCAAGGACTTCAGCAACCATGGCGCGGTGAAGCCGCCCCCGGACCTCCAGTTCTTCAACACCTTCATGTACTTCGACGACGTGGCCTCCACCAATACGCGCGAGGGCTTGCAGACGCTGAAGCAGCGCGCGATCGCCGAGAACGTGGGCTACATCGAGACCATCTTCCAGCTGACCCCGGGCACGCAGGACGACGCGTTCGACCGCGGTATCGCGGCGGCGGGGCTCGACAGCACGGCGCTCCAGGCGCAGATGACGGCGCAGCTGGCGAAGCTGGAGGCCGATGCCAGCTTCAACCAGGGCATCCAGCAGTACATCGCCTACGTACAGGACAGCAGCCAGGGCATCGACGACGAGAACTTCACGATGCGCTACCAGGCCTACGTGCTGCGCGCGCTCGCCCCGTCGCTGGTGTTCTCGCAGACCGCCGCCGCCTTCAAGATCGCCTCCCAGGACAAGCGCGTGGTGGCGATCAACCTGGTGGGCGCCGAGAACGGGACCGTCGCGATGCGCGACTACCGCCTGCACATGCAGATGTTCAAGTTCCTGAAGGCCCGCTACCCGGACATCAAGCTGGCGCTGCACGCCGGGGAGCTGGCGCTGGGCATGGTGCCGCCCGAGGGGATGAAGTTCCACATCGCCGAGGCGCTCGGGGTGGCCGGGGCCAACCGCATCGGCCACGGCGTGGACATCATGCACGAGACCAACGCGCCGCAGACCCTGGAGACCCTGCGGGAGCTCGACATCCCCATCGAGGTGAACCTCACCAGCAACCAGTTCATCCTGGGCATCCAGGGCGACGCGCACCCGGTGGGCCTGTACCGCAAGTACGGCGTGCCGTTCGTCATCTGCACCGACGACTCCGGCGTCACCCGCCACACGCTGTCCAACGAGTACGTGCTGTTCGCCAGCCGCTACCAGCCCACCTACGCGGAGGTGAAGAAGCTCTCCTACGACAGCTTGCGCTACGCCTTCCTGCCGGAGGCGGACAAGCAGCGCCTGACGCAGCAGCTCGATGCCCGGTTCGCGAAGTTCGAGGCCGACATCGCCGCGCTGGAGGCGCGCACCGTCCGCCCGTAG